The proteins below come from a single Ruegeria sp. SCSIO 43209 genomic window:
- a CDS encoding 3-keto-5-aminohexanoate cleavage protein, which produces MTRRPYVLVAPNGARRGHGDHPALPIKTDEIVKVAKTCHRAGAQGLHLHIRDQSGNHSLDAGLYRETIAELRAAAPDMDIQITTEAAGVFGVQAQLACLQNVRPDWASISVREIARSPELAPKVYALCAEQGTRVQHILYDVADVELLTHWQAEGVVKSDQVDRLLVLGRYSTAQESSPNDLDVFPHSADPWMVCAFGGQEHACLQKAAQLGGDVRVGFENSLAGPDGQAWADNAASVAALIDLLKRTST; this is translated from the coding sequence ATGACGAGAAGGCCATATGTGTTGGTGGCTCCGAACGGGGCGCGACGAGGGCATGGAGATCATCCTGCCCTGCCGATCAAGACTGATGAAATCGTCAAGGTCGCGAAAACGTGCCATAGGGCAGGTGCGCAAGGTCTGCATCTGCATATTCGCGATCAGTCAGGTAACCATTCACTAGATGCGGGTTTGTATCGCGAAACCATTGCTGAACTGCGTGCTGCGGCCCCTGACATGGACATCCAGATTACGACAGAAGCTGCTGGCGTTTTCGGCGTTCAAGCACAACTTGCTTGTTTGCAAAATGTGCGCCCGGACTGGGCTTCGATTTCGGTGCGCGAGATTGCACGGTCGCCCGAACTTGCGCCAAAGGTCTACGCACTATGCGCGGAACAAGGGACTCGTGTTCAGCATATCCTCTATGATGTCGCTGACGTTGAGTTACTGACCCATTGGCAGGCTGAAGGGGTGGTAAAATCGGATCAGGTCGACCGTCTGCTTGTCCTTGGTCGCTATTCCACGGCGCAGGAATCGAGTCCGAATGATCTGGATGTGTTTCCGCACAGCGCTGATCCATGGATGGTCTGTGCCTTTGGAGGGCAGGAGCATGCGTGCCTGCAAAAGGCCGCGCAGCTGGGTGGCGATGTGCGCGTTGGTTTTGAGAACAGCCTTGCCGGTCCGGATGGCCAGGCTTGGGCAGACAATGCCGCATCCGTCGCGGCGCTGATTGATCTTCTGAAAAGGACGTCGACATGA
- a CDS encoding molybdopterin-binding protein, with product MKFGPVPVSDANGAILAHSVKAGNRKLRKGITLASEHIAELHQAGLTEVTVARLEQGDCHEDEAAALLAEALAPSPTQANLRVTEAFTGRVNLLANGPGVAVLDTDALQKFNQVNPMITVATVPQYQQMAAGGMVATIKVISYAVPRSDVESAARHAQDAIRLSVPKYENAGLIVTDIAGGPSNEKGIAAIRSRVEALGMNLSDVQVVPHRMGDLTASISAIRGEIVMILTGSATSDKDDVAPASVRAAGGIVDRFGMPVDPGNLLFLGSSGGRPIIGLPGCARSPALNGADWVLSRVACGIETTGADIAGMGVGGLLKEIPTRPQPRAAKSK from the coding sequence GTGAAGTTTGGTCCTGTACCCGTTTCCGACGCCAACGGCGCGATATTGGCCCATTCCGTCAAAGCGGGAAACCGCAAGCTTAGGAAAGGTATAACGCTTGCGTCCGAGCACATAGCCGAGTTGCACCAAGCCGGTCTGACCGAGGTCACAGTCGCCAGACTGGAGCAAGGTGATTGCCATGAGGACGAAGCCGCAGCGCTGCTGGCAGAAGCGCTTGCACCAAGTCCCACACAGGCAAATCTGCGTGTCACCGAAGCCTTTACAGGCCGGGTCAACCTTTTAGCAAATGGACCAGGCGTCGCGGTGCTGGATACCGATGCCTTGCAAAAGTTCAATCAGGTCAACCCGATGATCACGGTTGCCACGGTGCCGCAATATCAGCAGATGGCGGCTGGCGGCATGGTCGCGACGATCAAGGTGATTTCTTATGCCGTACCTCGATCCGACGTTGAGAGTGCGGCCCGTCATGCGCAGGACGCTATTCGGTTATCGGTGCCCAAATACGAAAACGCGGGTCTCATCGTTACCGACATTGCTGGCGGGCCATCTAATGAAAAAGGTATCGCTGCTATTCGTAGCCGGGTTGAGGCTTTGGGTATGAATCTGTCAGATGTTCAGGTGGTGCCGCATCGGATGGGCGACTTAACAGCATCGATTTCGGCCATTCGGGGTGAGATCGTCATGATCCTGACCGGATCGGCCACGTCGGATAAAGATGATGTGGCGCCTGCTTCTGTGCGGGCAGCGGGGGGTATCGTCGACCGGTTTGGAATGCCGGTCGATCCGGGGAACCTGTTGTTTTTGGGATCTTCCGGCGGGCGCCCCATTATCGGTTTGCCCGGATGCGCGCGCTCACCAGCATTGAACGGGGCGGATTGGGTCTTGTCCCGCGTTGCTTGCGGAATCGAAACGACGGGCGCGGACATCGCAGGGATGGGTGTCGGTGGGCTGCTAAAAGAAATCCCGACGCGGCCACAGCCCCGCGCTGCCAAGAGTAAATGA
- a CDS encoding VWA domain-containing protein: MAEQLPLDIPDNPKLAQNITHFARALRKAGLPIGTGRVIDAIRAVQAAGFTEKRDFYWTLHACFVNRPEHRTVFAQVFRLYWRDPRYLEHMMSMMLPAIRGVQEERKADAAEKRAVEALLDGVERDLPESTEQQEESEIEIDATQTASSEERLRNLDFEQMSTSEIAQAKRMLSRLNLPVKPIESRRGQASHLGHRVDRARTLRSAMRQGGELRDIAHLQPKPRWPNLVALCDISGSMSQYSRIILHFLHAVSNAKGAGWAKVHAFTFGTRLTNITRHLHQRDVDAALAAAGAEARDWEGGTRIGECLHQFNRDWSRRVMGQGAVVLLITDGLERGDPEMLEKEIERLHLSSRRLIWLNPLLRWDGFAPKAQGVATMLPHVDSFRAGHSIASLEDLAAVISQPDDQGQKARLMSALSD, encoded by the coding sequence ATGGCCGAACAACTCCCACTCGATATACCGGACAACCCCAAACTGGCCCAGAACATCACCCATTTTGCGCGCGCTTTGCGCAAGGCCGGACTGCCGATAGGAACTGGGCGCGTGATTGACGCGATCCGCGCGGTGCAGGCTGCGGGGTTCACCGAGAAAAGAGATTTCTACTGGACGCTGCATGCCTGTTTCGTGAACCGGCCGGAACATCGAACGGTTTTTGCGCAAGTCTTCCGCCTCTATTGGCGCGATCCGCGGTATCTAGAACATATGATGTCCATGATGCTGCCCGCCATTCGCGGTGTTCAGGAGGAGCGCAAAGCGGATGCGGCTGAAAAGCGCGCGGTTGAGGCGTTATTGGATGGCGTCGAACGCGACTTGCCAGAATCAACCGAGCAACAAGAGGAAAGCGAGATCGAGATCGACGCAACCCAAACCGCGTCATCTGAAGAACGCTTGCGCAACCTCGATTTCGAACAGATGAGTACATCCGAGATCGCCCAGGCCAAACGCATGCTGTCGCGCCTGAACTTACCGGTCAAACCCATCGAGTCTCGCCGAGGTCAGGCCAGTCACCTCGGTCACCGCGTTGATCGCGCTCGGACACTTAGGTCAGCGATGCGGCAGGGTGGCGAACTACGCGATATCGCGCACTTGCAACCCAAACCTCGGTGGCCGAATTTGGTGGCGTTGTGCGATATATCCGGGTCGATGAGCCAATACAGTCGGATCATTCTGCACTTTCTACACGCGGTTTCGAATGCCAAAGGCGCAGGTTGGGCCAAAGTGCACGCATTCACGTTTGGCACACGCCTGACCAACATCACCCGCCATCTGCATCAACGTGATGTCGATGCAGCGCTGGCCGCTGCTGGGGCCGAGGCACGGGACTGGGAAGGCGGAACCCGGATCGGAGAATGCCTGCATCAGTTCAATCGCGACTGGTCGCGGCGCGTCATGGGGCAGGGGGCGGTCGTGTTGTTGATCACCGACGGGTTAGAGCGGGGCGATCCCGAGATGCTGGAAAAGGAAATCGAGCGCCTGCACCTGTCGTCGCGGCGTCTGATTTGGCTGAACCCATTGCTGCGCTGGGACGGGTTCGCACCGAAAGCTCAGGGTGTGGCGACAATGCTTCCACATGTCGACAGCTTCCGCGCCGGGCATTCGATTGCGTCGCTGGAAGATCTGGCCGCCGTGATTTCACAGCCAGATGATCAGGGGCAGAAAGCGCGGCTGATGTCCGCGCTTTCCGACTAG
- a CDS encoding aspartate aminotransferase family protein, translating to MSHVFPRHTKSELPEAAGGDGCYLIDSTGRRYLDCGDAAVSCLGHSNAAVVKAVQDQVAQIAFAHTGFMTSAPAEALADLLIKHAPGELDRVYFVSGGSEATEAAIKLARQYYLETGQPERRHVIARRQSYHGNTLGALSAGGNEWRRAQFAPMLIEMTHIAPCYEYAEKPEDESSFEYGQRVANELEAEILRLGPETVMAFMAEPVVGATLGAVPAVEGYYKRIREICDQHGVLLILDEVMCGMGRTGHLFACDHDDVAPDILCIAKGLGAGYQPIGAMLCSGRIYDAIRDGSGFFQHGHTYIGHPVATAAALAVIQELTSRDLPARAGVMGDKLQSMLENKFGQHPNVGDIRGRGLFRGIELVEDRDMKTPFDPSRGVAGKIKKAAMAEGLICYPMSGTRDGRNGDHILLAPPFVIEDDQLVELVDKLDRAISSVI from the coding sequence ATGAGTCACGTATTTCCACGCCATACAAAGTCGGAACTGCCTGAGGCCGCTGGTGGTGACGGCTGTTATCTCATCGACTCAACCGGCCGTCGCTATCTGGATTGTGGTGATGCTGCCGTTTCATGCCTCGGCCATTCCAACGCCGCTGTGGTCAAAGCGGTGCAGGATCAGGTGGCGCAGATTGCGTTTGCGCATACGGGCTTTATGACCTCGGCACCGGCCGAGGCACTGGCCGATCTGCTGATTAAACACGCCCCCGGCGAACTGGACCGGGTCTATTTTGTCTCGGGCGGGTCAGAGGCGACCGAGGCTGCTATCAAACTGGCGCGGCAGTATTATCTGGAAACCGGTCAGCCAGAACGCCGCCATGTGATCGCGCGTCGGCAAAGCTATCACGGCAACACTTTGGGGGCACTTTCGGCGGGTGGCAATGAATGGCGGCGGGCGCAGTTTGCACCGATGCTGATCGAGATGACTCATATCGCTCCTTGCTATGAGTACGCCGAAAAGCCTGAGGATGAGAGCAGTTTTGAATATGGTCAGCGCGTTGCGAATGAGCTGGAGGCAGAAATCCTGCGCCTTGGGCCTGAAACGGTCATGGCTTTCATGGCAGAGCCGGTGGTTGGTGCGACGCTTGGGGCTGTTCCGGCAGTCGAGGGGTACTACAAGCGAATCCGTGAAATTTGCGATCAACACGGCGTTCTTCTGATCCTCGACGAAGTAATGTGCGGCATGGGTCGTACCGGGCATTTGTTTGCCTGTGATCATGACGATGTCGCGCCGGATATTCTTTGTATCGCCAAAGGGTTGGGTGCAGGGTATCAGCCTATCGGAGCGATGCTGTGTTCGGGTCGAATCTATGATGCGATCCGGGATGGATCGGGTTTCTTCCAGCATGGCCACACCTATATCGGTCATCCGGTTGCGACTGCGGCTGCGCTTGCCGTTATACAGGAACTTACCTCTCGTGATCTGCCGGCGCGGGCAGGTGTAATGGGGGATAAGCTGCAGAGCATGCTGGAAAACAAGTTCGGTCAGCACCCGAATGTCGGGGATATTCGCGGTCGCGGCTTGTTCCGAGGGATTGAGCTGGTCGAGGATCGAGATATGAAAACCCCGTTTGATCCGTCGCGTGGCGTGGCGGGCAAAATCAAGAAGGCCGCCATGGCCGAGGGATTGATCTGTTACCCGATGTCAGGCACGCGTGACGGACGCAACGGAGATCATATCCTCCTAGCACCGCCCTTTGTCATCGAAGATGACCAACTGGTCGAGCTTGTAGACAAGCTGGATCGGGCGATATCCTCGGTGATCTGA
- a CDS encoding MurR/RpiR family transcriptional regulator produces the protein MQHTSSQLTEQLRHEIDTLPQQMQAAAKYIIDHPGDFGLDPVRLTAEKIGVSSNVLVRLAQRMGFDSFESFRRPFRQTLVTDREDRLGQGWLDRMKSGGQFSAAQAGFAQNELNVVARSLRLADPDLMQQVTEYMIAANRCFLTATRASYALAYYLHYAGRMAHPGFQLIPRHMGSAIDDLLEADEADCLFAITVHPYSSDTIQSMRFARKRGMRIVLLSDSDVIAPGVDPDIVLPVSTRAQHHFSSFSGAMAVLECLLGHLFAAGGSAARDRVERYQTAREDTGAYWRPAKLPRVRKE, from the coding sequence ATGCAACACACCTCATCCCAACTCACCGAGCAGCTTCGGCACGAAATCGACACCCTGCCTCAGCAAATGCAAGCCGCAGCGAAATACATCATCGACCACCCTGGCGATTTCGGGCTCGACCCGGTTCGGCTTACCGCCGAAAAGATCGGTGTCAGTTCAAACGTTTTGGTGCGGTTGGCACAACGCATGGGATTCGACAGTTTTGAGTCGTTCAGACGACCCTTTCGCCAAACCCTTGTCACAGATCGAGAAGATCGGCTGGGTCAGGGCTGGCTGGATCGCATGAAATCGGGGGGCCAATTCAGCGCCGCGCAAGCTGGGTTTGCGCAAAACGAACTGAACGTCGTAGCCCGCTCCTTGCGACTGGCCGATCCTGATTTGATGCAACAGGTCACAGAGTACATGATTGCAGCTAATCGCTGTTTCCTAACCGCGACCCGGGCCAGCTATGCTTTGGCCTACTATCTCCACTATGCGGGTCGGATGGCACACCCAGGATTTCAACTTATCCCGCGACATATGGGATCAGCCATCGATGATTTGCTCGAGGCCGATGAGGCGGACTGCCTTTTCGCTATTACCGTTCACCCCTATTCCTCTGACACTATACAATCCATGCGTTTTGCGCGTAAACGCGGCATGCGCATCGTGCTATTGTCGGATAGCGACGTCATCGCCCCTGGTGTTGACCCTGACATCGTGCTGCCTGTAAGTACCCGCGCGCAACATCACTTTTCCAGCTTCTCCGGAGCGATGGCAGTGCTTGAATGCCTGCTGGGTCATCTCTTTGCCGCAGGGGGATCAGCCGCGCGTGACCGCGTGGAACGCTATCAGACAGCCAGAGAAGACACCGGCGCCTACTGGCGCCCCGCCAAGCTCCCAAGAGTTCGGAAAGAATAA
- a CDS encoding MoxR family ATPase — MTQPNSIDAVQELLGSEGYVCGRALATVVFLSLKLGRPLFLEGEAGVGKTEIAKALAAGLGRRLIRLQCYEGLDASSAVYEWNFPAQMVAIRTAEASGGADRGALQTELFSDDYLIERPLLQAMRPDANGAPVLLIDELDRTDEPFEAFLLEALSDFQVTIPELGTVKAPEPPIVIVTSNRTREVHDALKRRCLYHWVDYPDFAREIEILHARAPEAAEALSREVVAFVQRLRTEDLFKKPGVAETIDWAKCLLALDVINLSPEVIGDTLGAILKYQDDIQKLQGSEAKRILDQAKADLEPA, encoded by the coding sequence ATGACACAGCCAAACTCCATCGATGCCGTGCAAGAGCTTCTGGGCTCTGAGGGTTATGTCTGTGGCCGGGCTTTGGCGACGGTTGTGTTTCTTTCGCTGAAACTTGGTCGGCCTCTGTTTCTGGAAGGTGAGGCGGGCGTCGGCAAAACCGAAATTGCCAAGGCGCTGGCCGCAGGACTAGGCCGCCGCTTGATCCGGTTGCAGTGTTACGAAGGCCTTGATGCCTCTTCCGCTGTGTATGAGTGGAATTTCCCCGCCCAGATGGTGGCGATCCGAACCGCAGAAGCGTCGGGTGGGGCGGACCGAGGCGCGTTGCAGACCGAGCTGTTCTCGGATGATTATCTGATCGAACGCCCCTTGCTGCAGGCCATGCGTCCGGATGCCAATGGGGCACCTGTATTGCTAATTGACGAATTGGACCGGACAGACGAACCCTTTGAGGCTTTCTTGCTGGAGGCACTCAGTGACTTTCAGGTCACGATCCCCGAGCTTGGTACTGTCAAAGCTCCAGAACCGCCCATTGTGATCGTTACCTCGAACCGCACGCGCGAAGTACACGACGCACTGAAACGCCGCTGCCTATATCATTGGGTTGATTACCCTGACTTTGCGCGCGAGATCGAAATCCTGCACGCACGGGCTCCCGAAGCGGCAGAAGCGCTGAGCCGTGAGGTGGTCGCCTTTGTTCAGCGCTTGCGCACTGAAGATTTGTTCAAGAAACCGGGGGTGGCCGAGACCATCGATTGGGCTAAGTGTCTGCTGGCGCTGGACGTTATCAACCTCAGTCCCGAAGTAATCGGCGATACGTTGGGTGCCATCCTGAAATACCAGGACGACATCCAAAAGTTGCAGGGGTCCGAGGCCAAACGCATTCTGGATCAGGCGAAAGCCGATCTCGAACCAGCCTGA
- a CDS encoding (2Fe-2S)-binding protein: MTKVSMTVNGVAVSGDVEGRTLLSGFLRDHLNLTGTHIGCDTAQCGACVVHVNGEAVKSCNMLALEADGADVGTIEGQAAEDGTLNVIQQAFQDHHGLQCGFCTPGMVMSAAALLKDNPRPTEGEIRKYLEGNLCRCTGYHNIVKAIMAASGQDVSSIAAE; this comes from the coding sequence ATGACCAAGGTCTCAATGACCGTGAACGGCGTTGCCGTCAGCGGTGATGTTGAAGGGCGGACTCTATTATCCGGATTTCTACGCGACCACCTGAATTTGACAGGCACACATATTGGCTGCGACACGGCTCAATGTGGCGCGTGCGTGGTGCACGTGAATGGTGAGGCGGTCAAATCCTGCAACATGCTGGCGCTGGAAGCAGACGGCGCGGATGTGGGCACGATCGAGGGGCAGGCGGCCGAAGATGGCACGCTGAACGTGATCCAACAGGCCTTTCAGGATCATCACGGGCTGCAATGTGGATTTTGCACTCCGGGCATGGTGATGAGCGCTGCAGCATTGCTCAAGGATAACCCGCGCCCGACCGAAGGCGAAATTCGCAAGTACCTTGAGGGTAACCTATGCCGGTGCACAGGTTACCACAACATCGTCAAGGCAATCATGGCCGCATCGGGTCAAGACGTTTCCAGCATCGCCGCCGAGTGA
- a CDS encoding xanthine dehydrogenase family protein molybdopterin-binding subunit, protein MPKDSGIGASSKRREDVRFLTGAGNYTDDINVNGQAYVHFLRSDIAHGRITNIDTSAAEGMPGVVKVFTGKDFEGVGGMPCGWEVTDRHGAPMQEPPHPILAQGKVRHVGDPIAAVVADSLELARDAAEAIEVDIEELPAVLDMKAAAQDGATLIHEDLKNNICYDWHLGEEDNDKVNEVFANAAHVTTLDLINNRLVANPMEPRVAVAEYSRGTDEYTLYTTSQNPHVIRLLMCAFVLGLPEHKVRVVAPDVGGGFGTKIFHYAEEAFCTFAAKACNRPVKWTASRSEAFMSDAQGRDHVSTIELALDADNNFTGLRTNTYANLGAYLSTFSSSVPTWLHGTLMAGNYKTPVIQVNVKAMFTNTVPVDAYRGAGRPEATYQLERVIDKAARELGVDPIALRRQNFITQFPYDTPVALTYDTGDYNGTMDKLEAAADLAGFAARRAESEANGKLRGLGVNCYIEACGIAPSNIVGMLGARAGLYDAATVRVNATGSISVMVGAHSHGQGHETAFPQVVADMIGIDESMVEIVHGDTSKIPFGMGTYGSRSLAVCGSAMVKATEKVIDKAKKIAAHLLEASEADIELKDGQFSVAGTDKSVAWGDVTLTAYVPHNFPLEVEPGLEETAFYDPANFTFPAGAYACEVEVDPETGQVTIEAFTAADDFGNIVNPMIVDGQVHGGIGQGIGQALLENCAYDENGQLLSASFMDYAMPRADDLPFYAVDHSSQTPCTHNPLGVKGCGEAGAIGSPPAVVNAVLDALNSGGKAVDHIDMPMSPSRVWTAMHG, encoded by the coding sequence ATGCCCAAAGACAGTGGCATCGGAGCCAGTTCCAAGCGGCGCGAGGACGTACGCTTTCTGACCGGAGCAGGCAATTACACCGACGACATCAACGTAAATGGCCAGGCCTATGTGCATTTCCTACGGTCCGACATCGCGCATGGCCGGATCACCAACATCGACACATCTGCCGCCGAGGGTATGCCGGGGGTTGTGAAGGTGTTCACCGGCAAGGACTTTGAAGGCGTGGGCGGAATGCCTTGCGGCTGGGAAGTAACCGACCGTCATGGCGCCCCGATGCAGGAACCACCGCATCCCATTCTGGCGCAAGGCAAGGTCCGACATGTAGGCGATCCCATCGCTGCCGTTGTCGCGGACAGCCTTGAACTCGCCCGCGATGCGGCGGAAGCGATTGAAGTGGATATCGAAGAACTCCCTGCCGTGCTGGATATGAAAGCCGCAGCGCAGGATGGCGCTACGCTTATCCATGAGGATCTGAAGAACAACATCTGCTATGACTGGCATCTGGGCGAAGAAGACAATGACAAGGTCAATGAGGTTTTTGCCAACGCGGCCCATGTCACCACTCTGGACCTGATCAATAACCGTCTGGTTGCTAATCCGATGGAGCCGCGCGTTGCGGTGGCCGAGTACAGCCGGGGTACGGATGAGTACACGCTCTACACCACTTCGCAGAACCCGCATGTGATCCGCTTGCTGATGTGCGCATTTGTTCTGGGCTTGCCTGAACACAAAGTGCGTGTCGTAGCGCCTGATGTTGGTGGTGGATTTGGCACGAAGATTTTCCACTACGCGGAAGAGGCGTTCTGTACATTCGCTGCCAAGGCCTGCAACCGTCCGGTCAAATGGACCGCCAGCCGGTCCGAGGCGTTTATGTCGGATGCGCAGGGCCGCGACCACGTCAGCACGATTGAGCTCGCTTTGGACGCGGACAATAACTTCACAGGCCTTCGCACCAACACCTACGCCAATCTGGGCGCGTATCTGTCGACCTTCTCAAGCTCGGTTCCGACTTGGCTGCATGGCACTCTGATGGCGGGCAACTACAAGACGCCGGTCATTCAGGTGAATGTGAAGGCAATGTTCACCAACACAGTGCCGGTGGACGCTTATCGCGGTGCGGGTCGGCCAGAGGCGACCTATCAGCTGGAGCGCGTCATCGACAAGGCAGCGCGTGAACTGGGTGTCGATCCGATCGCCCTGCGTCGCCAGAATTTCATCACCCAGTTCCCGTATGACACACCGGTGGCGCTGACCTACGACACCGGGGATTACAACGGGACGATGGATAAGCTTGAAGCTGCTGCTGATTTGGCTGGCTTTGCCGCGCGACGGGCGGAAAGCGAGGCCAATGGCAAGCTGCGTGGCCTAGGCGTCAATTGCTATATCGAGGCCTGCGGCATCGCGCCCTCGAACATCGTCGGCATGCTGGGGGCCCGGGCGGGTCTTTATGATGCTGCCACGGTGCGGGTGAACGCCACCGGTTCCATCAGCGTCATGGTTGGTGCACATAGCCACGGGCAGGGGCATGAGACCGCTTTCCCGCAGGTTGTGGCCGACATGATCGGCATCGACGAGTCGATGGTAGAGATTGTGCATGGCGACACCTCGAAGATCCCGTTCGGCATGGGCACTTATGGCTCACGCTCGCTCGCGGTCTGTGGTTCGGCCATGGTTAAGGCGACCGAAAAGGTGATCGACAAGGCCAAGAAGATCGCGGCCCACCTGCTCGAGGCGTCCGAGGCCGATATCGAGCTGAAGGACGGTCAGTTCAGCGTCGCGGGCACTGACAAGTCCGTGGCCTGGGGTGATGTGACTCTGACAGCCTATGTACCGCACAACTTCCCATTGGAGGTTGAGCCGGGGCTGGAGGAGACCGCATTTTATGACCCGGCCAACTTCACCTTCCCAGCGGGGGCATATGCCTGCGAGGTTGAGGTGGATCCCGAGACTGGACAGGTGACCATCGAAGCCTTCACCGCTGCGGATGACTTTGGCAACATCGTTAACCCGATGATTGTGGATGGTCAGGTACATGGCGGTATCGGTCAGGGTATCGGTCAGGCTTTGTTGGAAAATTGCGCCTATGACGAGAATGGCCAGTTGCTGAGCGCATCCTTCATGGATTACGCGATGCCACGCGCCGATGATCTGCCGTTCTATGCGGTCGACCATTCCAGCCAGACGCCGTGTACGCACAACCCGTTGGGTGTGAAGGGCTGCGGTGAGGCTGGTGCGATTGGCTCGCCGCCTGCGGTAGTCAACGCGGTTCTGGATGCGCTGAACTCGGGTGGAAAGGCTGTTGATCACATTGACATGCCGATGAGCCCGTCGCGTGTTTGGACAGCAATGCATGGTTGA
- a CDS encoding xanthine dehydrogenase family protein subunit M, with amino-acid sequence MYNFEFEKPSTIADAVTALGVEDAQALGGGQTLIPTMKQRLAAPSKLVSVNGIAEMKGVCVEDDGSVAIGGATTHANVAAEAAGNYPALAALAGQIGDPAVRNRGTIGGSIANNDPAACYPAGVLGSGATIVTNNRQIAADDFFQGMFTTALEEGEIITSVRFPVPQAASYQKFLQPASRFALVGVYLARFADGVRVAVTGASEDGVFRWAEAEEALNKEFRADALMGLHINPMNMIGDLHGSKTYRAHLVTVMTKRAVEACS; translated from the coding sequence ATGTACAATTTCGAGTTTGAGAAACCCTCGACCATCGCTGACGCGGTTACTGCGTTGGGAGTTGAGGATGCACAGGCACTGGGGGGTGGGCAAACCCTGATCCCCACAATGAAGCAGCGGTTGGCCGCGCCATCCAAGCTGGTTTCGGTCAATGGAATCGCTGAAATGAAAGGGGTCTGCGTCGAGGATGATGGCTCGGTAGCGATAGGCGGTGCGACAACCCACGCAAATGTGGCCGCTGAAGCTGCTGGTAACTATCCGGCGCTGGCAGCGCTGGCCGGCCAGATCGGTGATCCTGCGGTGCGTAATCGTGGCACTATTGGCGGTTCGATTGCCAACAATGATCCAGCGGCCTGTTATCCGGCGGGAGTGCTGGGTTCAGGCGCGACCATTGTCACCAATAATCGCCAGATAGCGGCGGATGACTTCTTTCAGGGCATGTTTACGACAGCTCTGGAAGAGGGCGAGATTATCACTTCGGTGCGTTTCCCCGTGCCTCAGGCGGCGAGTTATCAGAAGTTTTTGCAGCCCGCGTCTCGGTTTGCGTTGGTCGGGGTATATCTTGCCCGGTTTGCCGATGGCGTTCGGGTTGCAGTAACCGGTGCAAGCGAGGACGGAGTTTTCCGCTGGGCGGAGGCTGAGGAGGCCCTGAACAAAGAGTTCCGCGCGGACGCTTTGATGGGGCTGCATATCAATCCGATGAACATGATTGGTGATCTGCACGGGAGCAAAACGTATCGGGCGCATCTGGTCACTGTTATGACGAAACGGGCTGTCGAAGCTTGCAGTTGA
- a CDS encoding XdhC family protein, whose translation MERFDSSPETALKWYRAGKGAALATVVETWGSAPRRVGAQLVIAGDGRIEGSVSGGCVEGAVIVEALEAIDEGEARLLEFGVSDEDAFAVGLACGGTIRVLVEPVGKVLPEPMLAELVAARARREPLAHEVNVETGQRALRRNAYSERLRMDRSGFEEDGQTFVAVHNPPLRLIVVGAVHIAQALVPMARIAGYDPAIIDPREAFASDARFPGETILTDWPDEAVSKLGLDSRTALVLLTHDPKLDDPALQAGLAADVFYIGALGSKRTHAKRVERMKQAGFNDDQISLIHGPVGLDIGAAGPSEIAVAILAQMTAVLRGRA comes from the coding sequence ATGGAACGATTCGATAGCAGCCCGGAAACCGCACTAAAATGGTATCGCGCCGGGAAGGGCGCGGCTTTGGCCACTGTGGTTGAGACCTGGGGCAGCGCGCCGCGCCGTGTAGGCGCGCAGTTGGTCATTGCGGGCGATGGTCGGATCGAAGGCTCGGTTTCTGGTGGTTGCGTCGAAGGTGCCGTGATCGTCGAAGCGCTGGAAGCCATAGATGAAGGCGAGGCAAGGCTGCTAGAGTTCGGTGTAAGCGACGAGGATGCGTTTGCCGTCGGTCTGGCTTGCGGCGGTACGATCAGGGTTTTGGTTGAACCGGTCGGCAAGGTCCTGCCCGAACCAATGCTGGCCGAACTGGTCGCGGCACGGGCGCGGCGCGAACCCTTGGCCCATGAAGTCAATGTCGAGACGGGCCAGCGCGCGTTGCGCCGAAATGCCTATTCCGAACGCTTGCGTATGGACAGGTCCGGGTTCGAAGAGGATGGGCAGACCTTTGTCGCTGTCCACAACCCACCGTTACGGTTGATAGTGGTGGGAGCGGTGCACATCGCCCAAGCTCTGGTGCCGATGGCCCGGATCGCGGGTTATGACCCGGCGATTATAGATCCGCGCGAGGCCTTCGCATCGGACGCACGTTTTCCCGGAGAAACCATCCTTACGGATTGGCCGGATGAGGCTGTATCAAAGCTGGGTCTCGACTCGCGCACGGCGCTTGTGTTGCTGACCCACGACCCCAAACTTGATGACCCCGCGCTTCAGGCCGGTTTGGCGGCCGATGTGTTCTACATCGGCGCACTCGGATCTAAGCGCACACATGCCAAACGCGTGGAGCGGATGAAGCAGGCCGGGTTCAACGATGACCAGATTTCACTGATTCACGGACCTGTTGGGCTTGATATCGGGGCGGCTGGACCGTCTGAGATAGCCGTTGCGATCCTTGCGCAGATGACGGCGGTCCTGCGAGGCAGAGCGTGA